The Musa acuminata AAA Group cultivar baxijiao chromosome BXJ2-5, Cavendish_Baxijiao_AAA, whole genome shotgun sequence genomic interval gggaaatgggaggtgatcccattaacttaatcttggggcaattgggcccctgaaaaacccaaattgggccgaatggatcaacccattcggaccctgatttttgccagtcggttgaaccgccccagccaggaggtggcaccgcctaagctcggtcttcaagctctggcgagaggtgcaaccgcctcagtcaggcggtggcaccgcttgagctcggtcttcgagctctaacaggaggtgcaaccgccttagtcaagcggtggcaccacctgagctcggtcttcgagttctggcatgaggtgcaaccacccctgacaggaggtggcaccgcccagaggctcagtcttcgagctctgccaggcggtgcaaccgcctcagtcaggaggtgcaatcgccagatcccggaattccgggaattgacagttttgaactcgaaattcaaactgggttggggcctataaataccccaccctttcagcactgaaagagcactaaaaacacaccgaaatcctaatcttattctgtgatttttagagctcaaaattgttgtaaaggccaaaagtttttctccctcttttcttccaagttctgatctttaaagagaggagagaaaattctgtaagggttgtctcctaagcccgtcaaaaggagtgaaactgtaaaagggtggttggccttcgcctattgaaggaaggcctctagtagacgtcggtgacctcgtcggtggaggaagctaaaagtggatgtaggtcaagattgatcgaaccactctaaatcttggtttgcatttactttgagcatcttatccttactgcaaacctcctcaatagcttactgccttctgtacatttacgatcgtgttttaaagttcagtattttccgaattgacgtttagacgtaaatcagttttatcgtacgaacatcatatttcagtttgcgcttacattttaactttcatcataactacaaactgccttcatagatttcctttaactatatctcgcttgattacaagttaaagagatttacgaattagcttttctactgaaatcgcttttatcgtacgaacacctttttaatcgtcgaaagttttccgctgcactaattcacccccccccccccctccttagtgctcttgatcctaacaagcttggggtggtattttaccttttttctACTGATGAGCTTTTTAATTGGTTTGATTTTTATCAGTTTTATTCTTCCCGCGAGTGGttactaccaatgcactctcacctagttccatcactagcctctgtTCTTCTTGAATATACATGGTCATTAACTCATTGATTGATCATTTATCATTATGTGTgttgtatgaaatcttaaaaaACCCGTATTGAGATGGAAGGGTGTTTAGAATATAGTGCACctggaaggattctgacatattaatctcgtgtttcttaagttgagccgtaatatctcgcGTTTGCATTATATGCTTACGCACACCCTTTATTttagtgagtctaagggatgagaattttattattagggtacttgctagtgcctttttCGAAGTAacgaattgttcatcgatagcttGAAGCAAGTCTCGGACCTTCTCATGCTGGTCAACATAACCACGTATGTCaatagttatcttagttttgataaacattacgctgagccgattggatcgctcacaTCACTCATATAATGTGAcctcagttggagtgctggtattagtgactataggtggttcgtctttcctaatagcataattaatattcatccaccctaaatggaggagaatcctctccttccatattttatagttatcaccactaagttcgggaatgtcacatcaaatataaaagaaattaataatttgagaAACCGCATAAAATCAAATACGTTTATGTCAAAACTTAAGGTTTAATAGTTCAAATTGTATATTTTACCAATATGAAACATTAATCTTATGACATAAAAATTATTTGTggactaaattcttaattcaaatagattcaaatgatctttatgataaaactatcaaattatatttcaattcaTATTCCCTGtgagtaaattatgaaaataatctgatattttatcctgattaattatattaaatataataaaagatcttacgggataataattattatattgaatataatcagtcacaatatgatgtctaattacttatgtgatccttattttaattttatatataattttaattaattaaggatgttgtgactaattcctaattaattaagattatatcgatcactagacattttcaaCATATAAAACTGACTCATAAGCATAaattaatataaccaaatatgcatacataatatatataagcATTTTACCCACTCCAAATATTGAAATGTTATAtgctcatgattttcaacataaaatatatcaagaagtttcaaaaagaaactaaaatcaaatcatattcatggtataaaaatgaaaactctttcgtatcaaggcagaggtcaattggctttgatatcaactgttagaaattttgataccaaaatgtgtttataaaccattataatagaaacataagaAAATACTATTGCGAAAATGAAGTTGCGTACCTCCAACCATTTTTGTCAAGAATTTCAGCAATGATTTCTTCTTAAAttttggtacttctcggctcaaAACTCTCGCTTTATGGTGTAAGAAATTCTTTAGACTCGAAAGAGATGTTAAGCCCAAGGACCAAAACTCTCGTTTATATAGATATTCttccatcaagaatatttattatcataaattcttagcattcaagaattaattcaaatttataatatttgaatcataataaaaaaaatttaatgatattaaataaaatatttaataataatgattcatttagaatgaaaaatcgaaatatttaaaccataatatatgaaaaaaaattgattataataaatgataaacttaatgagaacgattatattattattaaataaaatatttaataataacgattataCTTAAGACATTGTCACACGTGCAGTGGCTTCGATGAGACACCAATAACTGAATGCATCAGCGAGAGACGAATACTGGAATCTAAAAAGTTTCGAACGACCAGACTTGCCTGACATGCGAACGATATCGGATCGAGTACGGTGGAAGCGGAGGTAGCCGAATCACCCAGAGCCACATTTGGCTTCCGGAAGTCGCAAGAGGGAACACAGATCGAGGTTTCTCGGTCTCCTATGCGGTATGTTGGATGTCGGTTTCAATGGCGGCAGCTTGCGGAAGGAGCGGAAGGCGGCTGCGGCAGCGGGGATCATTGAGATTTGCAGATCATGACTATGGGCATCTTCGGAGGCGAGAAGACGAGAGAGGGGAGAGAGGGTTTCGGCGTGCGCCAATGCAGTTCGTCTTGTAACGGCCGCGTGCGGGCCGGTGTATGAAAAATAGCATATACCCTgccattataaattatatatatatatatatatatatatatatatatatatattattatcctcatattatataattatatataaaaaatatattagaacaaTCGAAATACAAAATAGAAACCTGAATCAAAACTGGGGATggtaagtaaaagcaaaccaaatCTCAAAGAGATGGTGTCCAAGATGAAACTTGATGGTCGAACTAAAGACCGGTGATCCCAACCAAATAGCTAAAGGGCATAAGAGCCATGCCCCGTGTGacgctgtggctgtggctgtggccgTTTGGACCATGAAATAATATCTCTTGGTATAAACATTGTGATCATTTGGGTCGTTCGATGCTTGACACGTCCCGGATGATTGGAGGAAGAGCTCCGATGTTTTtgagtatttttcttaatatgtGGTAGCTATATTTTGAGGTTTTCGGGTCATAAATATCTCCTTCAAACATGGCTTGTGAAGCAGTAATTTTTGAGGTTTCAAAGTGTTGAAGCGTTTCAAATTTTGAGTGGTCCTTCCTTCTAAGTCAGTACAATGTGTGAGTCATTCATAAAAATTTGATTGATGTAAGATAAGATAActcataaatttttaaataaataaattacagaAACTTGagtgataaaatataataaaactcaaaaatctttaaatagataaaaaaaaaagtatacaaatattattgatttaaatttacatCCACTCCTTTTAGTGCTATCTTAAATAATTTTAGTGCTAGTTTGAAGTATTTCCATTAgcccaaaacaaatatttaataattGCACAAGATAAATAATCTCAAATAAtctcatttttattatttatttattaatctaaatttaataatcttaaataattttattttcttcgTCTTAGGTCTTAGGATGTAACTCCCAACAAGCCTTACCTCTATAATGGCATGATCAATATATTTTAGATATGAACTTCCTttcattgaatttatttttaatatctaaaTAGTCTATCATTGAGATCTAATCTTCAAAATTAAGAGTGATGAGTAGATATAAATTTTACATAATTAGTCACACCATGGACCAGCGGATTTAGAGAGAGCAATCCCAAATTGGCCATGTCAAAAATTTCAGAGTTTATCATGTTCAACACTCATTTCAGATACAATCCCAAATGTCTCTTGTAGAGATGATCAGGCTCATCTGTCTTTGTATTTTCTCACAATTTTAGTGAGATAAGTCACACAAGAGCAATGgaagaaacaaaaacaaatcCTCTTCCCTGTCTCATCCGAAACAAATGAAGCTAAAGCTAcctctctttttctttgttttaccATCTTACCTGAATATAAATgctaatataaatatatagtttGAAGAAAACTGAGAATACAGTCACCCGATTAAGCTAATGGAACATGTTATTAAGGACCTACATGAGTATATGAATCTGTAACTCAACCAAGGACTTTCCTCAAATACACTGTGACCAGATAAGAGCAATATTATGACCAAAAGATCCATAGGATAAATGTAAGAGTCATAAAAACCTACAGAGGATTTATATGAGAAATCTCTTATCTTTATAATGAATACATCTGCCAATATACCAAGATAAAGCTGTCAACCAAATGAACCTGATATAATAGTCTCTTGTGCAATTGGTAAGATCCTTCATGCAACCAGAATCTTGCATAGAGCAGCACATTATTCATACCATCATTTATTTGGTGCCGAATTCACAAGCATGTGAAATTTAGGCAATCCCCAAAACCTTTTTGATATCCTTCTGCAAAGGGATCCAAAATAAAATGTCAGATGGCATTATCTGCATTGTCAAGAACATTGAACATGATTTCACAACAACATTCCGGATGAGGTGTGGCAGCTTTGGGTTCATCTACCTCAATGCTAAGCGGGGATGTGGTTGGGGCATAGCGATCAATCACGTGCCCATCCTTGTCCACCAAGAACTTGGTGAAGTTCCACTTGATGCCATCCCCAAAAAGGCCACCTTTGCTGGACTTGAACTTGTACAAGGGTGCAGCGTTTGAACCATTCACATCAACCTAAAGCGGACAACTAACTTTAATATCCAGGCTGAAAAACCCAAACAGCGATGTTTACCATCTCGGGCATACAACTAAAAAATCCATGCTATATGTTCAAGCAGTCAAGCTACCTAACCATTATTTCTTAAAtgcaataagaaaaaagaaaacaaccaTAGAAGAAAAAACTAGCTCAAGAATGGTCTAGCTAAGAAGCACCTCTCTCTAAAAAATTCTAAAAGGGATGAGCCTAGTAACTAAGAAATTGAAATCCATGCTACAACTAACCTTATCAAATATCGGGTATTCAGCTTTGAATCGAGTGCAAGCAAACTCAACAATCTCTTCATTGTTTCCTGGTTCTTGTCCCGCAAATTGATTGCATGGAAATGCCAGAATCTCAAAATCTGCATCATGAAAGCAAGGTAAAGAAATAAATTCAGGCAGAATGAAACTTGATTGTGTGAGAGCATGATCGTTGATACTCTTACTTCTAACAGTAGATAccataccatggatatgttaataTTTGCCAACCCTAAATAGTTAGGACATTACAACGATGTTCTTGTTGAATGAATATGTTAATATTTGAAAGTTCCAAGCATATAACCAAATAATCTAGGCCCCTCAAATTTTCTTTCAGATGCTTTTCTCTCCTGTACAATTATGCGTGCAGTTACCTTGGTTCTGAATGCAAAATTTAACTAAAGCATCTTAGTATCAAGCAATGTCTATTTTTTGATGCAAAAGGTAACTTTAAGTGCCTCCCTTTTGATTTACGTGATGTAAGATTTAATAACTACTAAACGAGAAAAGCCTCATAGAACAAAACTTGAATGAGAAACAAAAGGTTGCCCAACCAAATCAACAAGACATCTCGATCTCATAGCTACAAAATGATGTAGATGTATTGTAGAGACCTTTCGTGGTCTCAAGGTTTACAAATTTTAAATGACATTCAGAAAGCTaagtttataaagaacttcataagacGCAGAATTTTATGAAAGGCTAGGATCAGCTTGATTCTCAGTTAGTAGCATATAATAACCTTAATTTTCAGTCTCAATGCCTGTTCTATCATGTGTTAGCAGCAAATTGTTCAAGAACATGGATTATGGTACAACTAATCAGCCTAAAACAATTTCACACACTAAAATCCATGATCCATTAATAGACACTGATTAATGAAAGAAACGTTTCTTCATCATCAAACTAACAGTTTGTGTAACAACAAGAAAGGAAAACTAGTTCTCTATAAATATCAGTTCATTTGTTCTTCTCTTATGTTTGATATTtgactcttcctttttttttatgagatgaaactTTATGGCAAAAGTAATACTTTGTGCAAGA includes:
- the LOC135612522 gene encoding probable phospholipid hydroperoxide glutathione peroxidase 6, mitochondrial, with amino-acid sequence MASSKATASIHDFTVKDARGNDVDLGTYKGKALLIVNVASQCGLTNSNYTELSQLYEKYKNNDFEILAFPCNQFAGQEPGNNEEIVEFACTRFKAEYPIFDKVDVNGSNAAPLYKFKSSKGGLFGDGIKWNFTKFLVDKDGHVIDRYAPTTSPLSIEKDIKKVLGIA